A genomic region of Cannabis sativa cultivar Pink pepper isolate KNU-18-1 chromosome 1, ASM2916894v1, whole genome shotgun sequence contains the following coding sequences:
- the LOC115706508 gene encoding chlorophyll a-b binding protein CP26, chloroplastic, translating to MASLAAGSSLGVSEMLGKPLNFIGGARSPAPTPSSPATFKTVALFSRKKPAPKAKPAPVAPADDELAKWYGPDRRIFLPDGLLDRSEIPEYLTGEVPGDYGYDPFGLSKKPEDFSKYQAFELIHARWAMLGAAGFIIPEAFNKFGANCGPEAVWFKTGALLLDGNTLNYFGKNIPINLVVAVVAEIVLLGGAEYYRITNGLDFEDKLHPGGPFDPLGLAKDPDQAALLKVKEIKNGRLAMFAMLGFYFQAYVTGEGPVENLAKHLSDPFGNNLLTVIAGTAERAPTL from the exons ATGGCTTCTCTGGCAGCTGGTTCCTCCCTTGGCGTGTCGGAAATGCTTGGAAAGCCCCTCAACTTCATCGGAGGGGCCAGGTCGCCTGCTCCCACTCCCTCCAGCCCTGCCACCTTCAAGACCGTTGCTCTCTTCTCCAGAAAGAAGCCCGCACCAAAGGCCAAGCCAGCTCCTGTTGCTCCGGCTGATGACGAACTCGCCAAGTGGTATG GTCCTGATAGAAGAATCTTTTTGCCCGATGGACTTCTAGACCGGTCTGAGATCCCAGAGTACTTGACAGGAGAAGTTCCTGGAGA CTATGGATATGACCCTTTTGGGTTAAGCAAGAAGCCAGAGGACTTCAGCAA GTACCAAGCTTTTGAGTTGATCCATGCTCGATGGGCTATGCTTGGAGCTGCCGGCTTCATTATCCCCGAGGCCTTCAACAAATTCGGCGCCAACTGCGGTCCTGAGGCTGTTTGGTTCAAG ACAGGAGCTCTTCTCCTAGACGGGAACACATTGAACTACTTTGGCAAGAACATTCCCATCAATTTAGTTGTTGCCGTTGTTGCTGAGATAGTTCTCCTTGGGGGAGCTGAATACTACAGAATCACCAATGGCTTG GACTTTGAAGACAAGCTTCACCCTGGTGGTCCATTTGATCCTTTGGGGCTAGCTAAGGATCCAGACCAGGCAGCACTACTGAAGGTTAAAGAGATTAAGAATGGGAGACTTGCTATGTTCGCCATGCTCGGTTTCTATTTCCAAGCTTACGTAACAGGAGAAGGCCCAGTGGAGAACCTCGCTAAACATCTCAGCGATCCTTTTGGCAACAACTTGCTTACTGTCATTGCTGGAACTGCAGAAAGAGCTCCAACCCTCTAA
- the LOC115708155 gene encoding rop guanine nucleotide exchange factor 3 isoform X2: MKQNKPLVGDHKLNDQEVLDTELELMKERFAKLLLGEDMSGSGKGVCTAVTISNSITNLYATVFGQNLRLEPLNSEKRAMWKREMDCLLSVCDYIVEFIPATSQNLRDGTALEIMTSRPRADIYINLPALRKLDAMLIEILDSFQDREFWYAEQGSLSSSSIGSGPSGSFRRIVQRKDEKWWLPVPCVSPDGLTEKARKHLRHKRDCANQIHKAAMAINSSILAEMEIPDTYMATLPKSGKACLGDMIYRYMYSADKFSPEHLLDCLNLASEHEALELADRVEASMYTWRRKACMSHSKSSWNMVKDLMSDTDRSDKNHVLAERADSLLFCLKQKYPELSQTTLDTSKIQYNKDVGQAILESYSRVLEGLAFNIVAWIEDVIFVDRSVRNQNN; this comes from the exons ATGAAGCAAAACAAGCCTCTTGTTGGTGATCATAAACTCAATGATCAAGAGGTGTTGGATACAG AGCTTGAGTTGATGAAAGAAAGATTTGCAAAACTTTTGCTGGGTGAAGACATGTCTGGGAGTGGCAAAGGTGTTTGTACCGCAGTTACTATCTCAAATTCCATAACCAATCTCTATG CTACTGTTTTTGGGCAAAATTTGAGGCTAGAGCCTCTAAATTCTGAGAAGAGAGCTATGTGGAAGAGAGAAATGGATTGTCTTCTATCTGTATGTGATTACATAGTAGAATTCATCCCTGCCACATCACAAAATTTGAGAGATGGAACAGCTTTAGAG ATTATGACAAGTAGACCAAGAGCTGATATTTATATAAACCTGCCAGCTTTGAGAAAGCTTGACGCAATGCTTATT GAAATATTGGACAGTTTCCAAGACAGAGAGTTCTGGTATGCAGAACAAGGAAGCTTGTCATCCAGTTCAATTGGTTCAGGTCCTTCAGGATCATTTCGGAGAATTGTTCAGAGAAAAGATGAGAAATGGTGGTTGCCAGTTCCATGTGTTTCTCCAGATGGACTCACTGAGAAAGCAAGGAAGCATTTGAGACACAAACGTGACTGTGCCAATCAAATCCACAAAGCAGCCATGGCCATCAATAGTAGTATTCTTGCTGAGATGGAAATTCCAGACACATACATGGCAACTCTTCCAAAG AGTGGCAAAGCGTGTTTAGGAGATATGATTTATCGGTACATGTACTCAGCAGACAAGTTCTCTCCAGAACATCTCCTTGACTGCCTCAATCTTGCATCAGAACATGAAGCGCTTGAGTTAGCAGATAGGGTCGAAGCTTCAATGTACACATGGAGACGTAAGGCGTGCATGAGCCATTCAAAATCATCATGGAACATGGTTAAGGATCTTATGTCGGACACTGATAGGAGTGACAAAAATCATGTTTTGGCGGAGAGGGCTGACAGTTTGTTGTTCTGTTTGAAGCAGAAATATCCTGAGCTTTCTCAGACAACCTTGGACACCAGCAAGATTCAATACAATAAG GATGTGGGACAAGCAATATTGGAGAGCTACTCAAGAGTGTTGGAAGGTTTAGCATTCAACATAGTTGCTTGGATTGAAGATGTTATATTTGTAGATAGATCTGTTAGGAACCAAAATAATTAG
- the LOC115708155 gene encoding rop guanine nucleotide exchange factor 3 isoform X1, translated as MENLSNYEESYDLYQPSPSSLDQIDKSTTETPGYSTISGDSFAYCRTNSETSAFSDPTDDQSYSSEPSPSCWHALKSLNSSAGVNNEAVFTRLGMKQNKPLVGDHKLNDQEVLDTELELMKERFAKLLLGEDMSGSGKGVCTAVTISNSITNLYATVFGQNLRLEPLNSEKRAMWKREMDCLLSVCDYIVEFIPATSQNLRDGTALEIMTSRPRADIYINLPALRKLDAMLIEILDSFQDREFWYAEQGSLSSSSIGSGPSGSFRRIVQRKDEKWWLPVPCVSPDGLTEKARKHLRHKRDCANQIHKAAMAINSSILAEMEIPDTYMATLPKSGKACLGDMIYRYMYSADKFSPEHLLDCLNLASEHEALELADRVEASMYTWRRKACMSHSKSSWNMVKDLMSDTDRSDKNHVLAERADSLLFCLKQKYPELSQTTLDTSKIQYNKDVGQAILESYSRVLEGLAFNIVAWIEDVIFVDRSVRNQNN; from the exons ATGGAAAATTTATCAAACTATGAAGAAAGTTATGATCTGTATCAACCTTCGCCTTCTTCCTTGGATCAAATTGACAAATCAACCACAGAAACTCCAGGATACTCAACAATTAGTGGTGATTCTTTTGCTTATTGCCGGACTAATTCAGAGACCTCTGCTTTTTCTGATCCTACAGATGACCAAAGTTATTCAAGTGAGCCTTCTCCTTCATGTTGGCACGCCTTGAAGTCCTTAAATTCCAGCGCCGGAGTTAATAACGAAGCTGTTTTTACCAGACTAGGCATGAAGCAAAACAAGCCTCTTGTTGGTGATCATAAACTCAATGATCAAGAGGTGTTGGATACAG AGCTTGAGTTGATGAAAGAAAGATTTGCAAAACTTTTGCTGGGTGAAGACATGTCTGGGAGTGGCAAAGGTGTTTGTACCGCAGTTACTATCTCAAATTCCATAACCAATCTCTATG CTACTGTTTTTGGGCAAAATTTGAGGCTAGAGCCTCTAAATTCTGAGAAGAGAGCTATGTGGAAGAGAGAAATGGATTGTCTTCTATCTGTATGTGATTACATAGTAGAATTCATCCCTGCCACATCACAAAATTTGAGAGATGGAACAGCTTTAGAG ATTATGACAAGTAGACCAAGAGCTGATATTTATATAAACCTGCCAGCTTTGAGAAAGCTTGACGCAATGCTTATT GAAATATTGGACAGTTTCCAAGACAGAGAGTTCTGGTATGCAGAACAAGGAAGCTTGTCATCCAGTTCAATTGGTTCAGGTCCTTCAGGATCATTTCGGAGAATTGTTCAGAGAAAAGATGAGAAATGGTGGTTGCCAGTTCCATGTGTTTCTCCAGATGGACTCACTGAGAAAGCAAGGAAGCATTTGAGACACAAACGTGACTGTGCCAATCAAATCCACAAAGCAGCCATGGCCATCAATAGTAGTATTCTTGCTGAGATGGAAATTCCAGACACATACATGGCAACTCTTCCAAAG AGTGGCAAAGCGTGTTTAGGAGATATGATTTATCGGTACATGTACTCAGCAGACAAGTTCTCTCCAGAACATCTCCTTGACTGCCTCAATCTTGCATCAGAACATGAAGCGCTTGAGTTAGCAGATAGGGTCGAAGCTTCAATGTACACATGGAGACGTAAGGCGTGCATGAGCCATTCAAAATCATCATGGAACATGGTTAAGGATCTTATGTCGGACACTGATAGGAGTGACAAAAATCATGTTTTGGCGGAGAGGGCTGACAGTTTGTTGTTCTGTTTGAAGCAGAAATATCCTGAGCTTTCTCAGACAACCTTGGACACCAGCAAGATTCAATACAATAAG GATGTGGGACAAGCAATATTGGAGAGCTACTCAAGAGTGTTGGAAGGTTTAGCATTCAACATAGTTGCTTGGATTGAAGATGTTATATTTGTAGATAGATCTGTTAGGAACCAAAATAATTAG